Proteins encoded in a region of the Babesia bovis T2Bo chromosome 4 map unlocalized Chr4_2, whole genome shotgun sequence genome:
- a CDS encoding putative histidyl-tRNA synthetase codes for MAKVVLNAVRVLSMDEICSVALSRRVVVLDPELARSLGITDLTSGSRAPGTCKSSGSFLDRLICCALLHRALRRRFGNSGTLVSKFVNALNSDLLCLDNYGQQPAALNDPRLLWALSKVAEISPYELSDEFIRKVAGSLGITETEYTDLCHGQLDLFARVSFICLILSSFSKFSDCVVGLICESLRIPTACFSSVELQKLPHTVTVCRNLVWLTEDSKLISPSAEVDRDLQLSLSSYIMANGEIAELSKSILRICHEMLVGICSSESNGISFMEHSWSLALDSHIARLHRCMKVLAQCYISFVPLLHRKFNSLLAQAKDSSLDIQVIEDTYLDLLEKLKLSLSGVDNAKSSIEAMGELPSICSDLSLACASLCTTILRLQEILKKSDSTQRKAVLGHGNMGVYDYLLEILGPGVYGIQAYKHLNDSFGIPGILDHATRLNAMLLPQNNQIRKLKVPKGTVDILPDDMLVRSIVMDAVKSIFKQHGACEIDTPVFELRETLMGKYGEDQKLIYDLKDTGGEQLCLRYDLTVPFARFLGTNKIEKMKRFHIGKVYRRDEPQIQRGRLREFVQCDLDYAGSYQLMLADAEVVYILIRILRMLCTSTFVIKIGHRVILDAIMTHCGVPAEMHRTICSSIDKLDKEPWSNVREEMISEKGLAVSAVESLKEFVEIKGPISTVVEYLRNKGLVEASGALDEMLLLNQYLASFGAKDSEISFDLSLARGLDYYTGVIFEAVLTGTSVGSVGAGGRYDGLIGMLSGRQVPSVGMSLGIERIMRVLSQNKVSSDVTDVFVCTVGDATMLPERLRICSLLWDAGIAAEFHYNPRANLKKQLDAATVKRAQVAVVVGMSEISEGTVRIKSLNYEEENIKTESESTERPEDLVIGRTEMVHSIKHILGRQGSRHNQLTKTIIPKI; via the exons ATGGCTAAGGTAGTATTAAACGCGGTCCGAGTCCTTTCTATGGACGAAATATGCTCAGTAGCGCTGTCTAGGCGTGTTGTGGTATTGGACCCAGAGTTAGCACGGTCACTCGGGATAACTGATCTCACAAGTGGCTCTAGAGCCCCTGGCACATGTAAATCGTCAGGAAGCTTCCTGGATAGACTAATCTGCTGCGCCCTGCTTCACAGGGCGCTGAGGCGCCGCTTTGGCAACAGTGGCACATTGGTATCCAAGTTTGTCAATGCGTTAAACAGCGATTTGCTGTGCTTGGATAACTATGGCCAGCAGCCTGCTGCTTTGAACGATCCACGACTGTTGTGGGCATTATCCAAAGTGGCTGAGATAAGCCCATACGAGTTGAGTGATGAGTTCATTCGCAAAGTTGCAGGTTCATTGGGTATAACGGAAACGGAGTATACCGACCTATGCCATGGGCAGCTTGATTTATTCGCCCGAGTGTCGTTCATATGCCTCATACTGAGTTCATTCTCCAAATTCTCAGACTGTGTAGTAGGGCTCATATGCGAGTCCCTGCGGATACCCACGGCATGCTTCTCGAGTGTTGAATTGCAGAAGTTGCCACATACAGTCACGGTATGCCGGAACCTGGTGTGGCTGACTGAAGACAGCAAGTTGATTTCACCTTCAGCTGAAGTTGACAGGGACCTGCAACTATCACTATCCAGTTATATCATGGCCAACGGAGAGATTGCCGAGCTGTCTAAATCAATTTTACGCATATGCCATGAAATGCTAGTTGGTATCTGCAGCAGTGAGTCCAATGGCATCTCTTTTATGGAGCACTCGTGGTCACTTGCTTTGGACTCACACATTGCCCGCTTGCACCGTTGCATGAAGGTGCTAGCCCAGTGTTACATATCGTTTGTTCCACTGCTGCATCGCAAGTTTAACTCACTTCTTGCccag GCCAAGGACAGTAGCTTGGATATCCAGGTTATAGAGGATACTTACCTAGACCTGTTGGAAAAATTGAAGTTGTCACTCTCTGGTGTGGATAACGCCAAGTCTAGCATTGAAGCTATGGGTGAGCTTCCATCCATATGCAGTGACCTGTCACTGGCATGTGCTTCCTTGTGTACCACCATCTTAAGACTACAGGAGATCCTCAAGAAAAGTGACTCGACGCAACGTAAGGCTGTTTTAGGACACGGTAACATGGGAGTCTACGATTACCTTCTGGAGATACTGGGACCCGGTGTATATGGCATCCAGGCATATAAGCACTTGAATGATTCCTTCGGTATACCGGGAATATTAGACCATGCAACTAGGTTAAATGCTATGCTACTGCCACAGAATAACCAAATTCGCAAACTCAAGGTGCCCAAGGGCACTGTCGATATCTTGCCGGATGATATGCTCGTGAGATCAATAGTAATGGATGCCGTGAAAAGTATATTCAAGCAACATGGTGCCTGCGAGATTGACACACCAGTATTCGAGCTTAGGGAGACCTTAATGGGCAAGTACGGTGAGGACCAGAAGTTAATCTACGATCTAAAGGACACTGGCGGCGAGCAGCTATGCCTCCGGTACGATCTGACCGTGCCATTCGCACGGTTCCTGGGTACCAATAAAATCGAGAAAATGAAACGGTTCCACATTGGCAAGGTGTACCGCCGTGATGAACCACAGATACAACGTGGCCGCTTACGAGAGTTTGTGCAGTGTGACCTCGATTACGCAGGGTCTTACCAATTGATGTTAGCCGATGCCGAGGTAGTCTACATACTGATACGTATCCTGCGAATGCTGTGTACAAGCACATTCGTTATCAAGATAGGGCACCGCGTGATCCTGGATGCTATCATGACCCATTGCGGAGTACCAGCAGAAATGCACCGGACCATATGCAGCTCAATAGACAAGCTGGATAAGGAACCTTGGTCCAATGTACGTGAAGAGATGATAAGCGAGAAAGGTCTGGCAGTATCGGCAGTGGAAAGCCTAAAAGAGTTTGTGGAGATCAAGGGGCCGATATCAACAGTTGTGGAATACCTACGCAACAAAGGACTCGTGGAAGCATCAGGTGCACTTGATGAAATGTTACTGTTAAATCAATACCTAGCCTCATTTGGTGCCAAGGATAGCGAGATTTCATTCGACCTCAGTTTAGCCAGAGGACTGGATTACTACACAGGTGTTATATTTGAAGCGGTTCTAACCGGCACTTCGGTTGGCTCAGTAGGTGCCGGAGGCCGTTATGATGGGCTGATTGGAATGCTTTCAGGGAGGCAAGTGCCCTCCGTTGGAATGTCACTAGGCATCGAGCGCATAATGCGCGTTCTATCGCAAAACAAAGTATCCAGTGATGTAACGGACGTTTTTGTCTGCACAGTGGGTGATGCCACCATGCTGCCAGAACGGCTTCGTATATGCTCACTACTCTGGGATGCAGGAATAGCTGCAGAGTTCCATTACAACCCCCGTGCCAACCTGAAAAAACAACTAGATGCTGCCACGGTTAAAC GTGCACAGGTCGCTGTCGTCGTCGGCATGAGCGAGATTTCGGAAGGAACTGTCCGCATTAAGTCACTCAACTatgaagaagaaaatataaaaacGGAAAGCGAGTCTACAGAACGCCCGGAAGATCTCGTCATCGGACGCACTGAAATGGTACACAGCATCAAGCACATATTGGGAAGGCAAGGGAGTAGGCACAACCAACTGACCAAAACAATTATACCAAAAATATAA
- a CDS encoding DEAD/DEAH box helicase family protein yields MDNTEDDNEVAPMEEQDDAPMFMWTPVEYDASLQAEGLLGLEVLQDDSVEPVPKKQRKSKKASEGTAQESPSLPEVSDDQVNEATRGWNNILFDQWAIPIGIRRNLYGANMTSPTVIQRLVFKPSLTAGMHIVACAETGSGKTLAFSLPIALSLKCSDEKPVSALAILPTRELALQVKDTMSMLIKGTQHSVFAIIGGMSIQKQERVLKHQPEVIVATPGRLWDIMQDVSITFKLQYLVLDEADRLVSEQSFKELGNIVDKVRERDTQCFIYSATILNREKDLQALFKLLKLSNPMVCTASHKGDLVLPYDQFIKKRPFKKTVEEDTSNTTLPPNLRFRIIKCLDDERELKLIAYMMEHHVNNDSAHIIIFVNSISYAYRLEPLLSLIFWRDKHELRIAKKHCMTLNKEPKFNFITSIHSRLKQKQRLKRLEQFTKNKKAVLICTDVAARGVDIPNITEVIHFQVPRNASTFVHRSGRTARCEAAGTAVCICESSEVDTWNDLFKAINKNMATEEVAMACIPPKQYQRYKRLLALASDIEEQEHKISKKEKTKAWLQMAAKQADIELSDEESDTDAMKARTYRSLKAGKRTLMELRDAMYD; encoded by the exons ATGGACAATACCGAGGATGACAATGAAGTGGCACCCATGGAAGAGCAGGATGACGCACCAATGTTCATGTGGACACCGGTGGAATACGACGCTTCATTGCAGGCTGAAGGGCTACTGGGCCTAGAGGTACTACAGGACGACTCCGTGGAGCCGGTGCCCAAGAAACAGCGCAAATCAAAGAAGGCAAGCGAAGGTACTGCCCAGGAAAGTCCGAGTTTGCCTGAGGTCAGTGATGACCAAGTTAACGAAGCTACACGTGGATGGAACAATATTCTGTTTGACCAATGGGCGATACCAATCGGTATTAGGCGCAACCTGTACGGGGCCAATATGACATCGCCAACCGTTATACAGCGGCTAGTCTTCAAACCGTCGCTTACGGCGGGTATGCATATAGTTGCCTGTGCAGAAACG GGTTCCGGCAAGACATTGGCATTTTCACTACCCATAGCGCTATCGTTAAAATGCAGCGACGAAAAACCGGTTTCTGCGTTGGCAATACTGCCAACTAGGGAGCTGGCACTTCAGGTCAAGGATACCATGTCCATGCTCATCAAGGGCACGCAACACAGCGTCTTTGCTATCATTGGTGGCATGTCAATACAGAAGCAGGAGCGGGTGCTCAAGCACCAGCCTGAGGTCATTGTGGCCACACCAGGCCGCCTCTGGGATATAATGCAGGACGTAAGCATCACGTTCAAGTTGCAGTACTTGGTCCTGGACGAGGCTGATAGGCTGGTCAGCGAGCAGTCGTTCAAGGAACTAGGTAACATAGTGGACAAGGTCAGGGAAAGAGACACCCAGTGCTTCATATACTCGGCGACTATACTTAAT CGTGAAAAGGACCTCCAGGCGCTGTTCAAGCTATTAAAGCTTAGTAACCCTATGGTATGCACGGCATCGCATAAAGGCGACCTCGTATTGCCCTATGACCAGTTTATTAAAAAGCGCCCTTTCAAGAAAACTGTGGAGGAGGACACTTCCAACACAACGCTGCCTCCCAATTTAAGGTTTAGGATCATCAAGTGCCTGGACGATGAACGG GAACTAAAATTAATCGCATACATGATGGAACACCATGTCAATAATGACAGTGCCcatattattatatttgttaACAGCATATCGTATGCATATCGCCTGGAGCCGCTGCTTAG CCTCATCTTCTGGCGGGACAAGCACGAGCTGAGGATCGCAAAGAAACATTGCATGACCTTGAACAAGGAGCCAAAGTTCAACTTCATCACTAGTATACACTCCAGGCTTAAGCAAAAGCAGAGGCTGAAACGTCTGGAACA GTTTACCAAAAACAAGAAAGCCGTTTTGATATGTACTGACGTGGCCGCACGGGGTGTGGATATACCTAACATCACAGAAGTCATACACTTCCAAGTACCGAGGAACGCAAGCACCTTCGTACACAGATCTGGGCGCACAGCGCGCTGCGAAGCAGCGG GCACTGCTGTATGCATCTGTGAGAGCTCCGAGGTCGATACTTGGAACGACCTCTTCAAGGCAATTAATAAGAACATGGCCACCGAAGAAGTGGCCATGGCATGCATACCACCGAAACAGTACCAGC GCTACAAGCGGTTGCTGGCTCTAGCAAGTGATATTGAAGAACAGGAGCATAAG ATATCGAAAAAGGAGAAAACCAAAGCCTGGTTGCAAATGGCAGCAAAACAGGCTGATATCGAACTGAGTGATGAAGAATCCGACACCGATGCCATGAAAGCAAGGACTTACAGAAGTTTAAAAGCGGGGAAACGCACTTTAATGGAG CTGAGGGATGCCATGTACGATTGA
- a CDS encoding Serine hydrolase (FSH1) family protein, protein MIFRFTEPFGKTLLYPRIKAFLYPGIPRSYASVTMAATKETTERKLKVVFLHGFTQTDETLRQKTLAFKTTCQKYLDIKYVCSPHVLRQAPAFYDDSRKGKCDEEIKEMENKAREAYIRDHGPKDTYGNTWFYIGKDGDYSSQVKSGDVVGLDASLKVVFDACKEHNADGIMGFSLGGLMAVIATQKALQDDSIGWKPRFVALFSPPMIGNDIICSMLEQGPKVDIPSLVLVSENDVFVKPERTYLLLKYLREPEIKYHSAGHTVPHTECKEVYRNFFTRFM, encoded by the coding sequence ATGATATTTCGTTTCACGGAACCATTCGGCAAAACACTTTTGTACCCTAGAATCAAGGCTTTCCTATATCCCGGCATACCCAGATCGTATGCATCGGTAACCATGGCAGCTACCAAGGAAACCACTGAAAGGAAGCTTAAAGTAGTTTTCCTTCATGGATTCACGCAAACTGATGAAACTCTAAGGCAGAAGACACTGGCATTTAAGACCACGTGCCAGAAGTATCTGGATATCAAATACGTGTGCTCGCCACATGTACTTAGACAGGCACCGGCGTTCTACGATGACTCCAGAAAGGGTAAATGTGATGAGGAAATAAAGGAGATGGAAAACAAGGCCCGGGAGGCCTATATCAGGGACCACGGGCCTAAGGATACATATGGCAATACATGGTTCTATATCGGTAAAGACGGCGATTACTCTTCGCAGGTTAAATCCGGCGATGTAGTAGGCCTAGATGCATCGCTAAAGGTAGTATTCGATGCCTGCAAGGAACATAACGCCGATGGAATCATGGGATTCAGCCTAGGGGGGCTGATGGCAGTCATTGCAACGCAAAAGGCGCTGCAGGATGACTCCATTGGATGGAAACCTAGGTTTGTTGCATTATTCAGCCCGCCAATGATCGGTAACGACATTATCTGCAGCATGCTGGAACAAGGCCCTAAAGTAGATATACCGTCACTGGTACTTGTCAGTGAGAATGACGTTTTCGTTAAACCCGAGCGCACGTACTTGCTACTGAAGTATCTTAGAGAACCCGAGATAAAATACCATTCCGCAGGGCACACAGTCCCGCATACGGAATGCAAGGAAGTGTATCGCAACTTCTTCACTCGGTTCATGTAG
- a CDS encoding Mitochondrial ribosomal death-associated protein 3 family protein — protein sequence MAKRAINFSLPKTVEAVRRTLGRRARNRAVTRRGDDTHQSAEALIKTQFSLTEDAYRHYGVSKGMLPAHLADKDAFKIDESRLYTDFEDTTPNSIASIVALRPDDMLTALPEGCCGDVLKDIAILPEGQKLGIVKRKIATEIISQLKQYSTKPVINRRGILLDGKRGTGKSYVLNHVALWARKNGWMVILEPSPSKYAREIGTIKRSNAGVYIQSEFAVKFLETLMTSNRDNLERIECNLKYYGKIALDGNTVEYTKRMFNPVIQKAVAEELEIYAEEEGADQLQCEIERLKLWHSYRQQFKIPVLSDVLASPTNLAQIASFGIENETYANQAVYELFDQLKHQTAMPLVIITDEYNECFPVSEYLSIKYDNTKFNGWIPSYHLAMPRLFSKFDGNHYKRGIKLMATTWTRSKRRNYKPELLGIMQHETRTVRAFTPMEYANLVQHLRSTQTLHNFPTDKTMYFYMLTGGNGFESRRLLSKLY from the exons ATGGCTAAAAGGGCCATTAATTTTAGTCTACCTAAAACAGTAGAAGCTGTACGTAGGACCTTAGGCAGACGTGCAAGGAACAGAGCTGTTACGCGCCGAGGTGATGATACACACCAATCTGCGGAAGCGCTCATAAAGACGCAATTCAGTCTCACAGAAGATGCCTACAGGCACTACGGAGTATCCAAAGGGATGCTCCCGGCACACCTAGCTGACAAGGATGCCTTCAAGATAGACGAATCAAGGCTATATACCGATTTTGAAGACACAACTCCAAATAGCATAGCGTCTATTGTGGCACTCAGGCCAGATGATATGCTAACAGCGCTGCCTGAAGGGTGTTGTG GCGACGTGTTGaaagatatcgcaatattgCCTGAAGGCCAGAAGCTAGGAATTGTCAAGCGCAAGATAGCAACGGAGATCATATCGCAGCTGAAGCAGTATAGCACAAAGCCAGTAATAAATCGCAGAGGCATACTCCTGGACGGTAAGCGGGGTACCGGCAAG AGCTACGTCCTCAACCACGTGGCATTGTGGGCAAGGAAAAATGGCTGGATGGTTATTTTGGAGCCAAGTCCCTCTAAATATGCCAGGGAAATTGGTACCATAAAACGGTCAAATGCTGGAGTCTATATACAG AGCGAATTCGCAGTGAAGTTCCTGGAAACCCTGATGACATCCAACAGGGACAATCTAGAACGCATAGAGTGTAACTTGAAGTACTACGGCAAAATAGCACTGGATGGCAATACCGTGGAGTACACTAAGCGGATGTTCAACCCAGTGATACAGAAGGCAGTTGCAGAGGAACTGGAAATATACGCCGAGGAAGAGGGAGCTGAT CAACTGCAATGCGAGATCGAGCGCCTTAAACTGTGGCACTCATATCGACAGCAGTTCAAGATACCAGTGTTGAG TGATGTCCTGGCCTCGCCAACAAACTTGGCGCAAATAGCAAGCTTTGGGATAGAAAATGAAACTTACGCCAACCAGGCAGTGTACGAGCTGTTCGACCAACTGAAGCACCAAACTGCCATGCCCCTGGTTATAATAACAG ATGAATACAACGAATGCTTCCCAGTGTCGGAGTATTTGTCGATCAAATATGACAACACGAAATTCAACGGATGGATACCAAGCTACCACCTGGCGATGCCGAGACTCTTCAGCAAATTTGACGGCAACCACTACAAAAGGG GCATAAAACTGATGGCAACTACATGGACACGCTCTAAAAGACGTAATTATAAACCCGAATTGCTAGGTATCAT GCAACATGAAACCAGGACTGTTAGAGCATTTACACCCATGGAATATGCAAACCTGGTCCAGCACCTACGGTCAACGCAGACGTTACATAACTTCCCAACGGATAAAACCATGTACTTCTACATGCTGACAG GCGGCAATGGGTTTGAAAGCAGAAGGCTGCTATCCAAGTTGTACTAG
- a CDS encoding Protein kinase domain family protein: protein MPRRRDSRSRRRSSRSYGYRERHRGSIGSGRDYRRGYRRPDRSISRGRYKSRSSSKSRSSEEFDRVRSRRGSRYTSRRYRRSVSRSSDSSRGRYHGRERSSHDRYRRRHSYRDGHRHTYRGRHRRSHNRDRPHHKRKASPKDRIIHFSYEPGMHLGDYKVIRKIADGTFGRVLLCEKDGVQFAVKVVRDVEKYVKSAKIEVEILQDIQKVDGSGESHCVVLHDHFMYKGRIMCLVFERLGDSLYEFLKANDYKGFFMSDIQRIAFQLLKGLSFLKQNKLIHTDLKPENVLLTCGHDDFIEVPFPRSTTGMLTKRPATADIKIIDFGSTIYEDDYHSSIINTRQYRSPEVILDLGWSYASDMWSLGCILVELYTGDLLFGTHSHLEHLAMMERTVGPLPSSMLAEARNTEGRDYLHPTKDSLNWPEGAQSSSSEERVSCCRSVMEIIRPEHRPFAEFIKYILNPDPSQRPTPEDAMEHEFFVLTLAEG, encoded by the exons ATGCCTCGCAGGAGGGATTCGCGCAGTCGTCGCCGTAGTTCGCGTAGCTATGGCTACCGTGAGCGTCATCGTGGTAGCATAGGTTCAGGTCGTGACTACCGTCGTGGTTACCGTCGACCAGATCGTAGTATTTCCAGGGGTCGTTATAAATCACGTTCGTCTTCAAAATCACGGTCTTCGGAAGAGTTTGATCGAGTCCGTTCCCGTCGTGGCAGTAGGTATACTTCCCGTAGATATCGTAGGTCAGTATCGCGATCGTCCGATTCATCACGTGGTCGTTATCACGGTCGTGAAAGATCATCCCATGACCGATATCGTCGTCGTCACTCGTATAGGGATGGCCATCGTCATACATATAGGGGCCGTCATCGTAGATCTCATAACCGCGATCGTCCACATCACAAGCGGAAGGCATCTCCAAAGGATCGTATAATCCACTTTAGTTATGAGCCCGGTATGCATTTAGGTGATTACAAGGTTATACGTAAGATAGCTGATGGTACGTTCGGGCGTGTTCTCTTATGTGAGAAGGATGGCGTTCAATTTGCTGTTAAGGTTGTTAGAGACGTTGAGAAGTATGTGAAATCAGCTAAGATAGAGGTTGAAATACTACAAGACATTCAAAAGGTCGACGGCTCTGGTGAGAGCCACTGCGTCGTTTTACATGACCATTTCATGTACAAGGGCCGCATAATGTGCCTGGTGTTCGAGCGTTTGGGCGATTCTTTATACGAGTTCCTGAAAGCGAATGACTACAAGGGTTTCTTTATGTCCGACATTCAGCGCATAGCATTCCAGTTGCTGAAGGGGCTATCGTTTTTGAAGCAGAACAAGTTGATTCACACTGACTTGAAGCCTGAAAATGTTTTATTGACCTGTGGTCATGATGACTTCATTGAGGTGCCTTTCCCTCGTTCTACC ACCGGTATGCTTACGAAGCGTCCTGCCACTGCCGATATAAAGATCATAGATTTTGGCAGTACTATCTACGAGGACGACTACCACAGCAGCATAATTAACACACGACAGTATAGATCCCCGGAGGTCATCCTGG ACCTCGGGTGGTCATATGCCAGTGACATGTGGTCACTAGGTTGTATATTAGTTGAGCTGTACACCGGTGACTTGCTGTTTGGTACTCACAGCCACCTGGAGCACTTGGCTATGATGGAGCGCACTGTAGGCCCGCTGCCGAGCTCTATGCTTGCTGAAGCACGTAATACTGAGGGCCGTGACTATCTACATCCCACTAAGGACAGTTTGAATTG GCCAGAGGGGGCTCAATCAAGTTCTTCGGAGGAACGTGTATCGTGCTGCCGCAGTGTTATG GAAATTATACGTCCGGAGCACCGGCCGTTCGCCGAGTTCATCAAGTACATTTTGAACCCTGACCCATCGCAGCGTCCAACCCCCGAGGATGCCATGGAGCATGAGTTTTTTGTCCTTACTCTTGCTGAGGGCTAG
- a CDS encoding Sas10/Utp3/C1D family protein: MLESTLSLLETKLDRCRELIEQLVACLLGCNIRDELTGLEYSKVFASLSFTIYSLHYVNQKLKGQNPVNHPISRHLLKVKGYMEEIHGILSRCGHPKINRNAARRIVRSLL; encoded by the exons ATGTTGGAGTCAACCCTTTCACTCCTTGAGACCAAGTTAGATCGATGTCGTGAATTGATAGAGCAGCTTGTGGCATGTTTGTTAGGGTGTAACATTCGTGATGAGCTGACTG GTTTGGAGTATAGCAAGGTGTTCGCTTCTCTTTCGTTTACTATATACTCTCTTCACTATG TCAACCAGAAGCTAAAGGGTCAGAATCCTGTAAATCATCCCATATCTCGGCActtg TTGAAAGTTAAGGGGTACATGGAGGAGATTCATGGGATTCTGTCTAGAT GTGGTCACCCTAAGATTAATCGGAATGCAGCTCGTCGGATTGTCCGTTCTCTCTTGTAG
- a CDS encoding mitochondrial processing peptidase family protein, producing the protein MAMSTMRGFAGSIASHTYSGFLNKTTAANARNFRTTLIRRVGAVPNAADLLKHSKIITNANNQPPCEITTLKNGLRVASVWMPGNSTTVGVWIDSGSRFETKETNGAAHFLEHMIFKGTKNRSRLELEEEIEQKGAHLNAYTAREQTGYYARCFNKDVPWCTELLSDILQNSLIEPSQMEAEKHVILREMEEVEKSTEEVIFDRLHMTAFRDSSLGFTILGPVENIQNMKREYLVDYIQKNYTADRMVFCCVGNVEHDKVVELAEKHLCTIPQGTGKVQLEKPYFVGSELLNRNDDMGPHAYLAVAFEGVSWTNPDSVCFMLMQSIIGSYKKNQEGIVPGKVSGNKTVHAIANRMTVGCAEAFSAFNTCYKDTGLFGFYAQCDEVAVDHCVGELMFGVTSMSYSITDEEVERAKRQLMLQFLSMNDSTSTVAEEVARQIIVYGRRMPVTEFLLRLEQIDAEEVKRVAWKYLHDHEVAVTAMGPLHGMPSLIDIRQKTYWLRY; encoded by the exons ATGGCAATGAGCACGATGCGAGGCTTTGCCGGAAGCATCGCGAGTCATACATATAGCGGCTTCCTAAACAAAACTACAGCTGCCAATGCCAGGAATTTTAGAACTACGTTAATACGTAGAGTTGGAGCAGTGCCAAACGCCGCCGATTTACTCAAACACAGCAAAATAATCACAAACGCCAACAATCAACCTCCATGTG AAATTACCACGCTGAAAAATGGACTTAGAGTGGCATCTGTATGGATGCCAGGGAACTCGACAACAGTGGGAGTATGGATAGATAGCGGCAGTAGATTCGAGACTAAGGAAACCAATGGAGCTGCACACTTTCTGGAGCACATGATCTTTAAG GGAACTAAAAACAGATCAAGGCTGGAGCTCGAGGAGGAAATTGAACAGAAGGGAGCCCATCTGAATGCATACACAGCCAGGGAACAAACAGG GTACTATGCAAGGTGCTTCAATAAAGATGTGCCCTGGTGCACAGAACTGCTCAGTGATATACTGCAAAATAGCCTAATTGAACCAAGCCAGATGGAAGCTGAAAAACATGTAATACTGCGAGAAATGGAAGAAGTAGAAAAGTCAACAGAAGAAGTCATATTCGATAGATTGCACATGACAGCATTCAGAGATAGCTCGCTGGGATTCACTATCCTGGGACCAGTGGAAAACATACAAAACATGAAGAGGGAGTACCTAGTGGACTACATACAAAAGAACTACACAGCCGATCGTATG GTATTCTGCTGCGTAGGTAACGTGGAGCATGACAAGGTTGTTGAACTAGCAGAAAAACACCTGTGTACC ATACCACAAGGAACTGGGAAGGTACAATTGGAGAAACCATACTTTGTAGGATCGGAATTACTCAACAGAAATGATGATATGGGACCACACGCGTACCTAGCAGTGGCATTCGAAGGAGTGTCGTGGACTAACCCGGACTCTGTCTGCTTCATGCTCATGCAAAGCATCATTGGAAGCTACAAAAAGAACCAAGAAGGTATTGTACCAGGAAAGGTATCTGGAAATAAAACTGTACATGCAATTGCCAACCGGATGACAGTGGGTTGCGCAGAAGCATTCAGTGCATTCAACACGTGCTACAAGGATACCGGACTCTTCGGGTTCTACGCACAGTGCGACGAAGTTGCAGTCGACCACTGCGTTGGAGAACTCATGTTCGGAGTCACATCAATGTCATACAGCATCACAGACGAAGAAGTGGAACGCGCTAAAAGGCAACTCATGCTACAGTTCCTCTCAATGAACGACTCCACATCAACCGTAGCTGAAGAAGTAGCACGACAAATCATCGTATACGGCAGACGAATGCCAGTCACAGAGTTCTTACTCAGACTCGAACAAATCGACGCAGAAGAAGTTAAACGGGTAGCATGGAAGTACCTACACGACCACGAAGTGGCAGTCACCGCCATGGGACCACTACACGGAATGCCTTCACTTATCGACATTAGACAAAAAACATACTGGCTGAGGTACTAA